One genomic region from Camelus dromedarius isolate mCamDro1 chromosome 17, mCamDro1.pat, whole genome shotgun sequence encodes:
- the FEZF2 gene encoding fez family zinc finger protein 2 yields the protein MASSASLETMVPPACPRAGASPATSKTLAFSIERIMAKTSEPRAPFEPRPGALEADGGQSKKLLNLCSPLPCMIPLQPLGYEVPSKTLLSYSELWKSSLRAGGGGGGGGGGGGGGGGGGGGGGAPVCGASGLCKTNCGVCCKAELGLAPSALPAGRVIKPQVINQAVGLPASGSLYYFNYLDSSAYPPSELLGGHLFPSGLLNAQAPAALAAHPKLFLLENAKLAGLAADKFPHPAPYAHKERLPAPLEQVLKENSALTAERSGVKGHGKLPGGSADGKPKNFTCEVCGKVFNAHYNLTRHMPVHTGARPFVCKVCGKGFRQASTLCRHKIIHTQEKPHKCNQCGKAFNRSSTLNTHIRIHAGYKPFVCEFCGKGFHQKGNYKNHKLTHSGEKQYKCTICNKAFHQVYNLTFHMHTHNDKKPFTCATCGKGFCRNFDLKKHVRKLHDSVGPAAPSTKDLARTVQS from the exons ATGGCAAGCTCGGCTTCCCTGGAGACCATGGTGCCCCCTGCCTGCCCGCGCGCCGGAGCGTCGCCGGCCACTTCCAAGACGCTGGCCTTCTCCATCGAGCGCATCATGGCTAAGACGTCGGAGCCTCGTGCTCCCTTTGAGCCCCGACCTGGGGCACTGGAGGCGGACGGCGGCCAGAGCAAGAAATTGCTCAACCTCTGCTCTCCGCTGCCCTGCATGATCCCTCTCCAGCCCCTAGGCTACGAGGTGCCGTCCAAGACGCTGCTCAGTTACTCCGAGCTCTGGAAAAGCAGCCtccgggcgggcggcggcggtggaggaggaggaggaggaggaggaggcggcggcggcggcggcggcggcggaggggcCCCGGTGTGCGGCGCCAGCGGCTTGTGCAAAACCAACTGTGGCGTATGCTGCAAGGCCGAGCTGGGCCTGGCGCCGTCTGCGCTGCCCGCGGGCAGGGTCATCAAGCCTCAGGTCATCAACCAGGCGGTGGGGCTGCCGGCCAGCGGCTCGCTCTACTACTTCAACTACCTGGACTCTTCCGCGTACCCGCCGTCTGAGCTCCTTGGTGGCCACCTCTTCCCGTCTGGCCTCCTCAACGCACAGGCTCCCGCCGCCCTGGCTGCGCACCCCAAGCTCTTTTTGCTAGAGAACGCCAAGTTGGCCGGCCTAGCCGCGGACAAGTTCCCCCATCCGGCCCCGTATGCCCATAAGGAGCGCTTGCCCGCGCCATTGGAGCAGGTGCTGAAGGAGAACTCAGCCTTGACAGCCGAGCGCAGCGGCGTCAAAGGCCACGGCAAACTGCCCGGGGGCTCCGCAGACGGCAAGCCCAAAAACTTCACCTGTGAGGTGTGCGGCAAG GTGTTTAACGCTCACTATAACCTCACCCGCCACATGCCGGTCCACACGGGAGCCAGACCGTTCGTGTGCAAAGTCTGCGGCAAAGGCTTCCGCCAGGCCAGCACGCTCTGCAGACACAAAATTATTCACACCCAG GAAAAGCCGCATAAATGCAACCAGTGCGGCAAAGCCTTCAACCGCAGCTCCACGCTCAACACGCACATCCGCATCCACGCGGGCTACAAGCCCTTCGTCTGCGAATTTTGCGGCAAAGGTTTTCACCAAAAAG GGAACTACAAGAACCACAAGCTGACCCACAGCGGCGAGAAGCAGTACAAATGCACCATCTGCAACAAGGCCTTCCACCAGGTCTACAACCTGACTTTCCACATGCACACCCACAACGACAAGAAGCCTTTCACGTGCGCCACTTGCGGCAAAGGGTTTTGCAGAAACTTTGACTTAAAGAAACACGTGCGCAAACTCCACGACAGCGTGGGCCCCGCTGCCCCCTCCACAAAGGACCTGGCTCGGACAGTGCAGAGCTGA